Below is a window of Humulus lupulus chromosome 2, drHumLupu1.1, whole genome shotgun sequence DNA.
TTGGATAacacaaataattttttatattttcaaaattaaaaaatatttgtaaACACCAAATTAAAACAATATAAAACTAAATTCTTCATTCCATAATTGATAGTCATATAGATAAGTTCCAAAATTAAAAACTTTGCAATGATAAACTTAAAatcaataaacataaacttaaagaCCATAAACATAAACTTGAAGTCCAAACAAACACACAAACTTAATAAATTGTAATAACATCTTCATCTTCAACTTTGAAAACTAATAGTCATCACCACCATTCAAGAGCCTTCTTTCTTCAAGAATCAAAATCCACAAAACTTGGACCCTAAAAGAAAATTTTCAATtataagtaaaaatatattttaaagaaaaaaaataataatataaacaaaaaaaaaataattaatgctAAACTTACCGCTTCATCATCTTCAACATCATCAAAGAATGTACTATGTGAAATCTCATTTTGTGATGCATCTAAAAAATTCAACAAGAAATCTGATTATAGAAATCTAGATGATTCAAAaagaattatatatgtatattactaATACTATCCATGTTTCAAAGAGATTATCTCCAATCAccaattttgtttttcttttttgaccAAAGTGGAATTTTACCacgtttcaataaaatgaatgtacatatatatatttatggataAAAAAATTGCATTACTGGTTGTTGtcatcaaagaaaaaaaataaaatatgtcatTTTATAAGCTCTTTGCTTTGggtataaaagaaaaataaataataagagtAATTTATAATAAACATACCTAGTTTCTCATCCCATAGCCAATCTTGAGTACATACTAATTCCTCCAACATACTCGGGTGAAGCCTATTACGACAAGGAGTCACATGTCTTCCACTAGTACTGAAAGCAGACTCAGAAGCTACTGTAGACACTGGGATAGCCAAAACATCTCTAGCAACTTGTTGTAATGTTGGATACTTAAGACCATTTGTCTTCCACCAAGCTAAAATATCAAACTCTTCACTCCTAGGCAAAACTGCTTCCTCCAAGTAGAACTCTAACTCAGACTTGAAAGTATCCACCTTAGAAGTACTACTAACGAACAAGTCATAACCAGCTAAAGGATCCACACATCCATCACTATCCCCTCCAACTCCAGAAGCATTGGATAAAGGATCAGGAAGATTTTCTTTTCCATCATTTGGTTTGTATTCTTTCACCAAATCATAGCACAACATTCTAGTTCGTTCAACTTCATTTTGATATTCACCAACATAAATTTTAGGAAAATAATACTCAATCAATTTCATCTTAAACCTTGGATCCATAACAGTTGCTATGGCTAATATGCCATGAATGGAAGTCCAATACTGCTCAAATTTATCCATCATATTTGATGCCATTATCCTAATCTCATCGTATGAAGACTTAAGACACTCCTTAAGCAACAACCAAATATCACAAATCTTAGAGAAGAATAGATTAGTAGTAGGATATTTGGTCCCAGAAAACATCTCAGTGACATGGTAAAACAACTTCAGTTTCTCACACATAACTTTTGCCAAAAGCCAATCTCGCTCACTAGGttcttttttgtaatttttctcaGTGTGTATTAAGCGACTGAACACATCTTTATAAACAATGGCACTAGTAAGCATCAAATAAGTAGAATTCCACCTAGTCTTACAATCAAGCACTAGCTTTTTATTGCTTGCACATgataatcctttcttagcctctTCAAACTTTTCAACTCTTTTTGGAGTACCAGTCCAAAAAACTACACTCTCACGTATAGTTTCTATGGCACCTTGAATTGCTCCTAATCCTTGTTGGACAATCAAGTTCAAGATATGAGCAGAACATTTCATATGAACTAATTCACCTTTCATTAGTAAAGAAGcatttctcaatttttctttcatttgatcCATCATGGCAATATTCACAGTACAGTTATCTAAAGTAAGAGTAGACAACTTACGTTCAAGAGACCATTCAACCAAACACTCCATCAACACTTTTGCTAATAACTTAGCAGTATGAGGGGCAGGCACATATATAAACCTGAATGCATATAATAAAAAGTAATTAATTAGCACACACTCATATTAAATATACacataaaatacaaaatattatacAAATTATCTTATTACCTGATAATTCGATTGTGCAAATTCCATGAATCATCAATATAATGTGCAGTCACCACCATATGCCCTCTCTTTTGATTATTTGATGTCCACATGTCAGTTGTGATTGCAACTCTACTACAATTGTCACTAATTGAGTTCTTTGTCTTGGTCTTCTCATTCTCATATATCTTCAATATATCCCTTCTAATAGTACTTCGAGATACATTCTTGAAAAATGGCTGAAGAGAGTTGACAAAATCTCTAAATCCATGATGTTCAACCATATTGAGTGGATACTCATGCAAAACAATCATTTTAGCAAGTTTGTGTCTTGAACACTCTTGATCAAAGTTGTGAGCAGCTAGTGAagtacttccatccttcttcttactTGGATTTAAGATTGATTGTTTTATATCTCGATGCTTCCTAAGAGGACATATGTTAAAATGATCACGCAAATGTGTTGTTCCATTTTTGCTTGATCCTCCTAATATTTTTTGACAATAGTTGCAAACAGCTTTGTCAACTCCATTAATTTTTTGCTTCTTGAAATGATTCCAAACAAAGGAAGTCAGTTTTCTCTTTGTCTCAGTTTTCTCGCTATCAACATTTGATTGGGTTGCTGTCATTGATTCATCATTTTTTGGAGAAGAAGGAATTGATGAATCAAGGTCAATAGGTCCTGTGGGTATTATTCCTTCATTTTGTCCATATGTTGATGGAGTTTCTTCTGTTGGACTTCCAATCTCAGTCATTTTTTCCTATAAAAATTCAAAGTATAcacttttaaacatataaaattaatTACGAAAACTTAAAAAGATGTACATTTATATTCACATAcactatattatttgcatatacagataAACTAGAATACTCCAATAAAAAGTGTGTCATATACGTCtatgtaataatatatattaggttttgtataaaaatataatatacatatatatatatatatcaggtTTTGCATATCAATTCATTATCtagtttataatatatttattaaataaattatttaatagcAATATGCAATTTTCTAGGCTCGTATAGTCATATGACAATCTTTCTAGACTTACCCTCATCCACAAAAGTACAAAACCTATATGAGTATATATAAAAATTCATTCTTTTTGTTGattatgtataaaattacgtggtCAAAACTTCATGCACACATACATATAAGATGAATAGTAGTTACTtgccaataaataaataaataaacaaatccTTTTTCAAGTATATAATTTATCAATGTCTATATTGAGCATTGTATATTGACCATAAAAGATAAAAAGCTCTGTTTTTATCATTAAATAATATACATAAACAGAGTACCTTATACAATAATAATACTAATAGTTTAATACTTACCATTCTAGTCAATGAATAATCTCCTTTGTCTACTCCTCCTTATTGATGCAGCCACGAGTTGTTAAGAAATATAGTGCTTCCTACTCTGTTTAAGACTCACGATCACGAGGACTCACAACTCACAAGTTATGAACAGGTTGTTGTTTTACAGAAAAAATATAATGTAGTTGGACTAAAGATTGGAGAGTGGACTAGATAGAAATGCTAATATCAAATATATATGAAATAATTATTTAGGGTTAGTCTCTGAAGTGCACTCTTCAAAAAGACTTTTCATATTCATATAAAACAGTTAGCAATAGCATAATCGGTGGAGTGGCTGGAGTCCATCCATATTCTATAACAGCTAgagtatttaatatatatgaaATAGTGTAATTTGAATTAATGCATTAATTGTTATAAAACCAGAAATTTAATGCATTAAACGATATATCAAAGAGGAAATTagcttaattataattaatattatatatatagaaatagAGTTATAACGTTATACATACTATATATAATTcctaatactatatatatatatacattatcgGGGACGAAATGGGGCGAGGAGTACTATCCCCGACTCCGCCCCGTCCCCCAATCGGGTAAAGAATATTAGCTCCGTCCTCGCCCCGATCCCCACCAAGCCGGGGAATCCCCGCCCCATTAGGGGCGGATCCCCGTGGGTCCCCGTCCCCGTGGAGCTTTTGTGCATCCCTAATTGCACCtctaaaattaaaagaaaaattgttcatgtatatattaatataatttatattttttgttttttggcCCCCTATAATGTTTTAGTCCTGGCTACATCAATAGTGCTGCCAATGGACCGTAATAATTGCATAACTCCATAACATTACTACTAATAACACAATGAAATTGATCTTAGGCTCTCGTAATAACACTCAAAGATGATGATGTCATGCTTagattatcattaattaatgttAGCAGGTCtaatctaaaaatataattttctaaaGACACCCGAATCTGAGGGTTAGCAAGACCTTTTCGAAAGAAAATATTGTTGGTTGAAGAGATTGGTTGGTGAGATTTTGCTTAGATCTTGTCCAGCATTAGAGTCAAACAAGATATTAAGTAATCAGGTTTTATCTTCTAATTATCAGTTACATAGATAGCCAAACTTCACATCATAACCTTTTCTTTTGGGTATACATCAATGTTTTCTAAATTCTAAGTTAATGGAATGACTTATAAGAGAATATATAACATCAGGATTAAAATTTTCAACTTTATTAATTAGTCTAGTACTTATAATAAGTACTTCTCTCCTCGAGTTTATGTTGGTTGTTATGATGAGTCGGCTACCATTTTCTATAATGGTTTCACATTCTCTATAAAATTCTGTCCCCAATTATATAGTAAGGCACAATAGAGCAAAGTGATTTATGTGGCCAACTAATTATAAATTTGGAAATGATGAATATCGAGAACACTATATGCAGTATATATTAATCATAAAATTTACACCATTAATTAAGGACCTTTGAGTTCACGTGTGTAAATTGAGTCGATAATTCCATTTCTAATAGTAACACTCATAAaagtttttttgtttgtttgttgcttttattttttttacagtccttaatttttttcttcattagtaCGAAAAAGACTTTTTAGAGTATGCTATCTGTGAATACTATATTTGAGAGTTTTAAAAAGTAAGTTTTTTAAGACTCGCAATGCGTATCTTAAAAAATTTCATTGAGTATATTTAAGTAAAGTTTTTATGCATCTCTTTGTGTGTTCtacaaaaatttattttatgGCTCGCAATGCGTGccattaaaaattatatttttaatttgaaaaaaattaatttatatttattttaataaaatatttatatgcaaatctaaatctaaaaaattatagattaaaataacaaaatttttacTAATAAAACTAATTATATTAACAAtttaattgtatattttttttaaaaacaaacttttacaattgaaattaatctatctattacatACAATTGTAAAACACAACAAAACTATATACACAAATAAAAACCTCATTTTACATAATTCTTACAAGCAAGAAAGAAAACAATACCCAATATCTTGAATAAGAATTTCTTGTTGCATTGGTTCTCTTAAATAATTGTCTTAGTTTTCTTAAATATCTAAGCAGAATTTTAGCCTACAATACAAAATAAACATCATTAAAGTCTAaccaaaacaaaataaatatagaaCTTGAGGTTGTAGAAGAAATAAAAAGGATGACTCTCATTTTCaataacaaaaattatttatataaaagttGTATAATACTTATAAAACGGGATAGCCTCAAATATAAAATACCAAAATTTCTACATTtctattgaaaataaaaataaattagcaacattaaaaaaacaaaaaggatAAGATAGAAAGCTACTCAAAATTGAGTCTTGAATTCTAAGCATTTGTGCTAAAAATATCACACTTTCTCATGGCCTAAGTA
It encodes the following:
- the LOC133814187 gene encoding zinc finger BED domain-containing protein RICESLEEPER 2-like is translated as MTEIGSPTEETPSTYGQNEGIIPTGPIDLDSSIPSSPKNDESMTATQSNVDSEKTETKRKLTSFVWNHFKKQKINGVDKAVCNYCQKILGGSSKNGTTHLRDHFNICPLRKHRDIKQSILNPSKKKDGSTSLAAHNFDQECSRHKLAKMIVLHEYPLNMVEHHGFRDFVNSLQPFFKNVSRSTIRRDILKIYENEKTKTKNSISDNCSRVAITTDMWTSNNQKRGHMVVTAHYIDDSWNLHNRIIRFIYVPAPHTAKLLAKVLMECLVEWSLERKLSTLTLDNCTVNIAMMDQMKEKLRNASLLMKGELVHMKCSAHILNLIVQQGLGAIQGAIETIRESVVFWTGTPKRVEKFEEAKKGLSCASNKKLVLDCKTRWNSTYLMLTSAIVYKDVFSRLIHTEKNYKKEPSERDWLLAKVMCEKLKLFYHVTEMFSGTKYPTTNLFFSKICDIWLLLKECLKSSYDEIRIMASNMMDKFEQYWTSIHGILAIATVMDPRFKMKLIEYYFPKIYVGEYQNEVERTRMLCYDLVKEYKPNDGKENLPDPLSNASGVGGDSDGCVDPLAGYDLFVSSTSKVDTFKSELEFYLEEAVLPRSEEFDILAWWKTNGLKYPTLQQVARDVLAIPVSTVASESAFSTSGRHVTPCRNRLHPSMLEELVCTQDWLWDEKLDASQNEISHSTFFDDVEDDEAGPSFVDFDS